A window of Gemmatimonadota bacterium contains these coding sequences:
- a CDS encoding zinc-binding dehydrogenase: MKAAQIVAPRRIVVVETDEPQLMGAGQVKIQLERACLCGSDVPLWDYDHNELAERARLNPRKAKRAPFVDYVNGDPYPLRVGLSIHECLGTVVESTSDQFQTGDFVLALPDAQKGLCEYICAPDSRTIPLPKGAVPDEQILMTQPLGTVVWACQKLGNIVDSDVAIVGQGPMGLMFTRMLANLGARTVIGLDKLDYRLHTAKKMHATHTVNVDKDDPVEAIREITNGKMADLVVEAVGHQTKTLNSCMKLVRHMGTLLCFGVPDDAYYPFAYPEFFRLNLNLISTVGPNVVPNFSLARDLIAQGRVDMAPLVTHVLPFEEIQHGYELFTDRLDGAIKVVIDYNSLRT, encoded by the coding sequence GTGAAAGCAGCACAAATCGTCGCACCCAGACGCATTGTGGTCGTCGAAACAGACGAACCACAACTCATGGGTGCTGGGCAAGTAAAAATCCAACTCGAACGGGCGTGTCTTTGCGGTTCAGACGTGCCATTATGGGATTACGACCACAACGAACTGGCAGAAAGAGCGCGACTCAATCCGCGCAAAGCAAAACGCGCACCATTTGTCGATTACGTCAACGGAGACCCGTATCCCCTGCGCGTTGGCCTCTCGATTCACGAATGCCTGGGCACAGTCGTTGAATCGACATCTGACCAATTTCAAACCGGCGATTTTGTCCTTGCACTACCCGACGCACAAAAGGGACTGTGCGAATATATTTGCGCTCCCGACAGCCGAACCATTCCACTGCCCAAAGGGGCTGTACCCGACGAACAAATTCTGATGACACAGCCCCTGGGCACAGTCGTATGGGCGTGCCAAAAACTCGGCAACATCGTCGACAGTGACGTGGCAATAGTCGGACAAGGTCCTATGGGATTGATGTTCACGCGCATGCTGGCAAATTTGGGCGCGCGAACCGTAATTGGACTCGACAAATTGGATTACCGCTTACACACCGCAAAAAAAATGCACGCAACCCATACGGTCAACGTCGATAAAGACGACCCTGTGGAAGCCATCCGCGAGATCACAAACGGCAAAATGGCGGATCTGGTAGTCGAAGCAGTCGGCCATCAGACAAAAACACTCAACTCGTGCATGAAACTCGTGCGCCACATGGGCACACTGCTGTGCTTTGGCGTACCCGACGATGCGTATTACCCATTTGCATATCCCGAATTTTTCAGATTAAATCTCAACCTGATCTCCACAGTTGGTCCCAATGTGGTGCCCAATTTTTCTCTTGCCCGCGACCTGATCGCACAAGGACGTGTTGACATGGCACCTCTGGTAACTCATGTATTGCCCTTTGAAGAGATTCAGCACGGATATGAGCTGTT
- a CDS encoding DUF2283 domain-containing protein, producing MKLKIDEEADALHLQLVNIPVEESEEVAPGVIIDYDASEQVVGLEILYLSKREQPINLMDFQFETRPKKLAR from the coding sequence ATGAAATTAAAAATAGATGAAGAAGCTGACGCTCTTCACCTTCAACTGGTAAATATTCCTGTTGAGGAGTCGGAGGAGGTTGCGCCTGGTGTCATCATCGACTACGATGCATCTGAACAGGTCGTGGGTCTTGAAATTTTGTACCTCTCCAAGAGAGAACAACCGATCAATCTTATGGATTTTCAATTTGAGACACGACCGAAAAAGTTGGCGCGTTAA